GATATGCTATACTTCTGATTTTTCATTCCTTTGGCCATGTGATGCATTGCTCGCTCCAAATGTTTTATGTCGTATGGATGAACTGCATCTCCATCAATGAATattagaaatataattaacaagACTCTTGCCGATGTCAAAGTTGACATTTTGTCATCTGGATGATCACACGCTGTCTGGGGCGAAAGTGTTAATGTCGATTGTGCCAAAGTCTGTCATGGCCCATTGGTAACggtttttgttgcttcaaACTGAATATGAAACGTAGAAATGTGTTAAATGTTTTGTGACAGAGTCAATGTGAGGGTCGTAGCTCCCGTTGCGGTTTCCCCGCAATCGCAATCGTAATCGTTGAGCGTTTATTGTGATTTTTATGCAGCTCGCCAGtgttttaatagatttttgcATAAAACGCTTCCCAGGGTTACCGTTACACTTTTGCCTAATGTAAACAAGTTATAAAACGATCGTAAATCgcaaaaaaaacgaaactaTAGCGCCAtaaaaatgctataaaataTGCTACCGTTGGAGGAAAAAAAGGAAACGTTTTTTATGCCTGCGAATTTGCGAAATGCACAAATcgtaaaataagcaaaaaactACGGGGTGTGTGGCCAGACCTTCTCGACCTCAAAGGGCAAAGGCACCCAAAGGTGTAACCGTTTACATCTTTCCCTTTCTCTCCTCAGCTCCCGTCTGACAGCTTTTGCGACCCTCTCATTATCGAAAATCAAAATGCGTTTGTCAATGAATTAGAATCGCTCCAAtggatgttattgttaaagttagtacttttgttggttttttactATCAGTATTGTTGAGTAATATTTAGGAAAATGTTAGCGATAAAAGATAAACactcaaattatttttcattcaacttttcctatttctttaatttagaACATTatctttcaaatttattattattatatttattatgtctttaattattattatttatttatgtacatatttttaagtacagaTTTTTcccaatataataataagaaataattattatacacaTATTGTAATGCAACTGGCGTCTACGTTCACTACAATTACCATTTACAATTGATATACAGTTTTCTACTACTCTTTTTAGTCTGCTACTTTTTGTAAAAACAGTTCAGCAACACTTCAGTAAATCATCCCCAAAACTATACCAGTATTTTCACATTGCCTCGTTtgctttgctgttgcttcaaACCGTGCATTTGACACGAGAAAGCAACAGGCAGCGTGGCCGAGCGGTCTAAGGCGCTGGTTTTAGGCACCAGTCCGAAAGGGCgtgggttcgaatcccaccgCTGTCacatggtttttttttttgcattttatgtataatatttttttttatacatttgcaacttaaatgaaaatatgccTAAGTTTGttgacaatttaataaaaacttgggtcaattacacacacattgcAAATAACACtgataatgatttattttattagaatggttctatttaaaaaatagccaGTGAAAGTTGTGTGACTAGAAACAGCTCGGCGCCAAGCGGCAGCGTGGCCGAGCGGTCTAAGGCGCTGGTTTTAGGCACCAGTCCGAAAGGGCgtgggttcgaatcccaccgCTGTCAAAGGGATTTCAACcttattttttggttgttgcgcgtactttttttatttgcatactgCGACTTTGCCTCGCTTAATTAGACCATCCCCACGCCCATTTTCCGGCGCAGACGTTTATCTGGCGTTGACATTTCCCGCGTGCGCttatttaacttatatttGAACCCTTTCTGCGGTAATATGTTGATCTTGTTGGTAACCCGCCGTGGTCGTCCAATTTGGGAACGAAATGAAAGGGAAATAGCAGGAAATTAAAGGATTTTGCGGTTACACCATCAACTAGCGAACTGTCCTCGCTGCGGGGCGTActttgaaattcaataaaagaatcaaaatctgtggcaaaacaacaaattttatcaTTGATAATTGGATAAGCGAACGGAAAAGATTTTCTTAAGTCCGCAACAGAAACTTTGCTGTTTTAAGTGTTAAATGCTCTTACTTTCCTTCACATTCACCTTCAGACTATTTTAAATCAGGtttaaataagtttgaaaACGAGTAATCGATAGATATAtcgcacacatatacacatatttatctGTTCTAATTGATAAGAAacctaatttatttaaacgtgcattaaatttaacgtattttttttaattctatttttatactttaaaataGTGGGATAAATCCGGGTAGAGAAGATTTAATCTTATGTATCGTATCTGAGGGATTTGCATTCTTagatatatgaaaataaagcgggaaaatcataaattaatttttacatcTTCTGGGTAGCATCTTCATTTGATAAATCAGTTGTTTTATATGTTATCGAATAGGAACTACAAGATACGGAATGTATAAGTGGCTCCCATTCATTACCAGTTCAGTAAGATTCTATTAgtcattatttgaaaatttattacatttaacgttcatatgtgtatattttttgcaaatgaTATGCAGTTGATTCACCTCAACTGTCTCCAGGTAGCTTATggagatttttttatatgatatgTAAAGCTTATAAGTCAATATGCACCATAAGGAACTTGGTAACGTTATGGGTCTAAAAGTGTTAGGATAGTCTCGAAAACTGGCTTTGTGATTAACACAAAAAATCTCTCACGCCTCGTTTTCTGTGTTAAtcacatttgtatttgtttagaaattttgtaattattaaatttattgataaagttTAACACTTGATCAAATCGCAAAAAGAATTATCTTAATCTGTGAAATTGTTGTAGATCACAGTTATAAGCCATATGAGTAACCTGTTAACGCAATTTAGAATTTATTGAATGAGTCTTCGTCATACCCAATAAGTTGCTTTGAAACGGATTCTGGTCAGACGTCATTGatttgaggtttttttttttatgtattttgacTTTGGTTTAGTTCATTGCACCCTAAGCACTTCTTTAAgttcatattttttacattatgACTATTTTTTGATGCTGTCTAGTTTTACCTAGTGACatgcattattatttaagaagAATATTTCAGAGCCAAAACAGCAACTGGAAATTCACTTGACCACAAGCTAAGCCccttttggccaacaaaagCACCTCATTGATGTTGATCAACCTGCTGATTAGCTGGCGAGCGATTTTTAAGTACCGGTTCTCATATTCACATTCATACACACGCTCATTCGCATACTCGAACTCGAACACGGCTTGTTCTTATAACTGCTCTGACTCTCAGTTAACCCGATCGACTATAAAAGCTCTGCCCCAACTTGCATCATTTACAGTCTTAATTCTAAACTCGAgcttaataataacaaacaatatcGCATGCAATACTCTAGtattacaacaataacaatgaaagtatttatatttttgctgtgCATTTGGGGAGTGGATTTAACAAATGGTCGATGTAAGTTGCAAACCCATTAATGCTGACCACAAAATCACCGGGATTTTATTGGTCAAATGTGTcaaaacgaataaaaaaaaatcccatAATCCGTGGAAAAGCTCATCTTTAAAGTCAACTTTttgtggaaaaaaaaatgattaaacttTCGATGCATTTGCGTGCCAGATGCATTTGGGATATTACCAAtgattaatttgaatttgtcaatattttgGTAATTTTCCAATCGCTACGATCAACAAAAACCACAATTAATACAGccagaaaaactttttttctatgtacatgcatatattaaaaagtggtcatgaaattaaattagctCTTAAGCtgagcaattaaaataaattactaaattacacaactttttaaatttaaagaacagaatttcgaaaattcaaggacatttttttgagtgtagTGGCAGTCGCAAGAATGTCGCAATAAAATTGTAGTCGCGTGTGTGACGCGTGATTCCCCTTGTTGAAAAAGAACCAGATTGTGATCGTCTGTCTTCTGTCTTCTCCTTGCAGATGCTCGTTGTATAAATCCAAATCAGCGTCCCGGTCTCTGTGTCCAGATAGGTGAGTGTCAGACACTGTATTCGGTATTGCAACAGGCCAACCTGTCACCGATGGAGAAGCAATTTGTCAGGGCATCCGGCTGTGGCATGGGCACCGATAATCGTCCCTTTGTCTGCTGCACCAGGGATACAGGTTACACCCGCAGTCGCCGTTTGACGCCCTCGTTTTCGGACTATGGTGACTTTGGCTTCGATAATAGTTGGAATCCAGCACCTACAACAGCTGCACCACGCACTCAGCTATTTCCCAGCCAGGATTTTAGACCTTGGAGTTTCGGAGAAGAGAGCATAGAAAGAAATGTGGTGCAGGGACAGGGCGATGGCTCCAGTTTATTGCCACAGCCACCGACCTGTGGTGGCGTTACCATCGACAACAAAATCTACGGTGGCGAGGACACTGATCTTTATGAATTCCCCTGGACAGTGCTTCTGGAATACAGACGCGTCACGGGCAATGGACTGTCCACCAGCTGTGCGGGCACGTTGATTAATCAGCGTTATATTCTAACCGCAGCTCATTGTCTAACGGGACGCATTGTGCGAGATATTGGACCACTGTGAGTATTATGGGGAATTaggtattatttattatatattttgttgtatttaatgtTAGGCTATGGATTAATAAGATTCGTACTTTGGATAGGAATTGCTAAGTGTAACTACTTAGCATCCGGAATTCATTAGCATATTGTTCCTTCTGAAAGAATTCCATTGCAAACTGGTTTCCTAAGTGATAGTCACAACAAATTTCAGTTTATTCAGCTTATTCATAACTTCTGAGCGAGTTCTCTGAAATAAGCTACACTTTCtagcaaatcaattaaattaaacaggAATCCCCGCAACGCGTCCAAAATGTAACACTCCCAAATAGCCAACTGGGCattgtttgttgatttctttttgttttgattttttatttctaaattcaaGCATATTAATTAGTTAACTAAACGGCCAAACCAGATTCAAAGTGTTTTCGTGAATCATTTAATGATCGGCGGGGGCATGAGACGGGTTCAAAGTGGATAACAATTCGTTACGCTCTTAATTTACTTGACCGGTTCGGTTTGATGCTTGGGTGCTTGAGTCTGTTGTCTGGCACATTCGcacttttaaaattcaattagctaTATCTGATTTCCTGCTTAATGAGCACCCCAAAAACTCACACTCTAACTTAAATTTCTACTCAATTTTCCAGTGCCTCGGCGAGACTTGGGGAGCACGATACGCGCAGCACTGTGGACTGTCCCAATGGAGGTGGAACCTGTGCCCCGGCAGCTGAGCGTGTGGGCATTGAAGAGTTGCGTGTGCATGAGCTCTACAAGGAGTCATCTCCAAATCAATTACATGACATTGGCCTGATCCGTTTGGAGCGCAATGTGCGATATTCGAACAGTATTCAGCCTGTTTGTTTGCCCTCTGTGGTGGCGCCTGAAACAAAGCGAGCTGGTCAACAGTACACGGTGGTTGGTTGGGGCAGGACCCTGCAGACATCTCGTAGTCCTGTCAAACAGAAGCTGACCGTCAGCTACGTGGAGCCGGCGCAGTGCAAACGCAAATTTGCCGAGCGTAAGATTAGCATTGTGCCGACTCAGCTCTGCGCTGGTGGCAAGTATGCCCAGGATAGCTGCGATGGTGACTCTGGTGGTCCTTTGATGCGTTTCCGTGACAACTCCTGGGTGCTAGAGGGCATCGTATCCTTTGGCTATAAGTGCGGACTCAAAGATTGGCCCGGTGTCTACACGAGCGTTGCGGCCTACGACATCTGGATAAAACAGAATGTGAGGCTCTAAACCCAACCCCTACAACCTAGGTTAAGTTTGAAGCTCGTATTGTGATCTTGCTTTCCATAATCGTACATTGTGcatataatcataatcattaacaaacaaatatatgcaatatttattcataagTGTTAGCTACTCGTATTtagtcaataaataaaataatacccAATAACATGTGAATGaactgtgtgtgtatttgaaaaatgttttggaTTTTCCAAACGGCTTTGGGCCAGAAACAATCGCCAGCCATTGACATTGCAACCGCAGTTTAATTGGCCACCGCCAATAAGCATAAACCACAAGAAAACTTCCGGTAACAACTGATCGCAGCAGCTGCCTGTT
The genomic region above belongs to Drosophila innubila isolate TH190305 chromosome 3R unlocalized genomic scaffold, UK_Dinn_1.0 2_E_3R, whole genome shotgun sequence and contains:
- the LOC117791875 gene encoding serine protease 7; protein product: MQYSSITTITMKVFIFLLCIWGVDLTNGRYARCINPNQRPGLCVQIGECQTLYSVLQQANLSPMEKQFVRASGCGMGTDNRPFVCCTRDTGYTRSRRLTPSFSDYGDFGFDNSWNPAPTTAAPRTQLFPSQDFRPWSFGEESIERNVVQGQGDGSSLLPQPPTCGGVTIDNKIYGGEDTDLYEFPWTVLLEYRRVTGNGLSTSCAGTLINQRYILTAAHCLTGRIVRDIGPLASARLGEHDTRSTVDCPNGGGTCAPAAERVGIEELRVHELYKESSPNQLHDIGLIRLERNVRYSNSIQPVCLPSVVAPETKRAGQQYTVVGWGRTLQTSRSPVKQKLTVSYVEPAQCKRKFAERKISIVPTQLCAGGKYAQDSCDGDSGGPLMRFRDNSWVLEGIVSFGYKCGLKDWPGVYTSVAAYDIWIKQNVRL